Genomic window (Eubalaena glacialis isolate mEubGla1 chromosome X, mEubGla1.1.hap2.+ XY, whole genome shotgun sequence):
CTGAGGGCTATTTAGAGGATAAAATGAGAGACGTTTGGAAAGAGCCtggcacagtaggtgctcaagaaatgctTATTCCTTTTTACTACTCACAACATCCATCACCTTCAGCCTTTAGAAAAAGGactggtttcctcacctgtaaaatgggaataatgacacAACGAAGGTAGTATAGTATAGGATATTGACTaagaagagcatgggctctgggctcagactgtctggattcaaatctcagcCCCACTActagctgcgtgaccttgggcaatttactCATTCTCCTTTTCCCCCATTGTACTCCTGTGTAAAGAGAGGGTGGGCAGAGGTGACAGTACCCATCACCCAGGTTGCTTGTGAGTACTCAGTGAATTAATGCACTTGACACAGAGCTGCCTAGCCTTCTTGCGCATGGCTTCCTTTGGCAGTCTGCCGAAGCCTCTGGACTCCTTCTCAGAATAATACTCTTAAATGCATAAATACAGTACTTTAGATTACAAAGGGGAAACGAGTTATAATGACATAAAGTTATCaacgtatttttaaaaacagatttgttGTATATGTGCTTCCCTGATAGcacattaaataaataacagaTTTGTTGTATATGTGCTTCCCTGATAGcacattaaataaataacagaTTTAGAGTCCGTCTAATATCTAGCACTATTTCAAAGTAATAATGCATGGAAATGGTATTGTGAGAACTGCAGTGACTGCAGTGCACTGGGGAAGTACCTGTGATCTTGCTGCTGGTGGTAAAGGCACAGGTATTGCTAATAGGGCTTTGATTTGTTATCGACATTCATAATGGAAGGAGTGCTTGCTTTCAGTTAGAggtgaaatggaaattaaattgtaATCTTTTCCCAACTAAATTTAGGGGCATCAGATTAATAACATGAGTCTGATTAGCACAATAAATGCCAGCTAGTATTACGTCAGAGGGGTCATGTGGATTGTGTGAAATAATGAATGTGACAGCTGTGGCAAACATTGGGCACTTGAGACAAGGGAGCTATTTCAGTTGTTTTCCCCCATCCATAGCTGTACTgcatgaaaacagccatagacaatatgcaaaacaaaaaaaaagtgggccTGGCtgtattctaataaaactttatttacaaaaacaagtggcCAGCAGgcaggatttggcccatgggccttAGTTTTCTGGACCCGGCATTGAAACATTGTTCCTTGAGGAATGCTGAGTTACACTTAAAACATGTCAATGTATTGTCAAGTACTTGGTACAGGGCCCTACTGGGAAGTGCTGTGCATATCCTTGATAAAAACTAGAAATTAGTCTACAAATGATAGGTAATCAGAATGAACTGAATTTTCTTGGCCTGTTACCTGCTATAATGTCTAGACTTGCCTTGTCTATGAAGACATAGAGAAACATAAAGCTGACAGCAAGGATGACATACTGAGTAATTAGAACCAGTAACACTTTAATATGTGGGGAAAGCAATGACACTGGAAACTATTAATGACAATATCATTTGGGATCTGGAGCTTTCTCCAAGGAGCTGTAATTACCCTGCAGCTGCTGCCTGCTTGGCACACTGTAGGTGTACAGTAGATGCTTGTTAGCTGACTGGCTCTCCCCCATGGTCCTGATGAATCTCCAAGGAAGAATAGAAGCAAGCGTATATTCATTCTGAAATCTTAGTACTTCCATTGTACAGACAGTGTTCTGGAATTTCTAGGGCtgatggaaagaaaggaaaacaaagtaaGATGGTTTGGAGTTCATTAGAATGGAGAAGGAAATGTACTGGGATGGTTGCTTTTCAGACAGAAAAAATCTCAGGGCaacaaatattattcagcaactaCTACATGCAAAGTGCTATGGTGAGATAGAGCGAAAGGAAAAAAGATCCAGTGGCTTTTGCTCCTTCTGCAAAAAAGTTAGCTCATACATCTATGACAGGGATAGTGGTTGTGTTAGGAAATGAGATGACAGCTTAGACCTAGAGGTGTTTAACCTTCCAGCCAGCTATGGAAGTAGGGTGTCTGGAGCTAGTATCTCTTGGTGTCCTTTTTTTCTAGCCCCAACActatccatttccttttttttactgTCTTGCTTAGTATCTGCCTTCAACCAGGAATAAAAGCTCCCTATGCAAAAGTCATCAAGACATTGTACATGAGAGGGCCCACAACTTTGGTGTATATGGTCTGACCCCAAATTGGCTTAGACACAAACACAGAGGACTATAGGCAGCTGCCAGTGTATGACTTTAACCAGATCCCcttcatgggaaaaaaaattctacgACTTCAATCCAGGTCCCACCAGTGGAAACTGCCTTCAGCTGTAGAAGTCTTCACCAGTGGTTCCTGCTTCCTCTGCTTGTCGGAGTGGAAATATCCCCACTGCATCTGCCAGGGCAGCAGGGCAGAGCTGTACTCTTGTCAGGCCAGGCTACAGCTCTAGAAAACTTTTCTCACAGAAATAATGTTATCTCGAGTCTTGAGTTTTACAGATGTCAGATCCTaccttttctggtttttttagCTGTGGGGCATGTCCTTACACCACACAGCTGGTATCACATAAAGAAGTGGGTTTGGTGGGTTCATCTCAGTCAGCCAGGGAACCATTCAGAGGTTTGGTCCTGAGCCATTTCACACTCTGCACTGGTTCCCAGTCCTCCTGGTTTCTGACCTCATATCTCATTGTCAGTCTCACCTTTGCCCTACATACCTCATGTTCAGTATTGCTTCTCCAGCAAAAACCATTGGTTACCTTCTTTACTATTGTCTAAATTTTCTTAGCCTGGGGGGATGGGGCTCAGTGAGGCTTGGGGGCAGTGCTAGGGTTGTTGGTGAGAGTATCCTGGATATAGCTGAAAAGATGCCCAAACCAAGAGAGTGGGCAGAGAAGAGAAGCAAGTGGGAACTCAAAGCCAGTAAGCCAGAGAAGGGCATGCAAGTATGTCATGAAGCTGAGTAGGCAGTGGGGAGCAGTTATTGAAAGCCAGGCTGTGTGGCCAGGGAGTGGAGGAAATGAGAGTAAACATTTGCATGTTGAGAAAGTGAGTAGGAGGACAAGCCTAGCTAGATGTCTGAAACAGGTGGATTATTCATGGCCAAATTGACCCCTCCTCCAGAAGGGGCATGGTACATGGTAGGGTCCAATGTATTTAGAAGGCCCAGGGGCAGACAACCACTATATCAGTCCAGGGAGGCTACTTTACAGTGTTGTAACTACCTACCATTTCAGTGGCTTAAGGTGACACACGCTTGCGCTTTACTCACATGCTACATGCCTTACGTGAGTCAGTGTGGCTTTGTACCACATAGTCACTCAGAAACCTAGACTGACAGACGTCTTCCATCTGGTGGCTACACCACCCAGAACATGTGGCCTCTTTGGCTGCCATTTGGAAAGAGAGTTGCTTACCAGCCAATAAATGCTCTGGCCTAGAGTTGACTCATATCACTCCTGCTCGTTGTCCATTGGCCTGACCTAATCACATGGGCCTGCCCAACTGGAAGGGGGGCTGGGAAATGTGGGGAGCACATCAATGTTCGATGGGCACTAACTACAGGCAGCATTGAGATGATGTCAATGGCTGCTCCAGGGCCTTGACATTGACAGAGCCCCTCCACGGATAGCATTTAGTCTGGGTTTACTCCAGCCACACACTTGGgtccaagaaaatgaaatttccaAAATAACAGCCCATCTGCTGGCTACATAAACCATAACTTTATGGGACAACAAACTCTGGGTTTTAAACAGTTGCTTCACAAATAGAGTTCGAAGCCTTGCCTATTAGTAAGCTGGGAATGACCTTAGTGACCTCAAGCCTAGGATGGTCATGTGGCGACATTGTACAGTGAGCAGGGAGCTGTGGCAATCTATAatgacctcttccttccatgGCCCCTATCCCAGTGAATGACGCCACCATGTATCCAGGTGAACGAGCCAGAAAACTTTCCAGCCTTCTCTGCCACAAATCTCTCCTTCACTCACTAGGCTCCTATCCCACTGGCCTTTTCTCTGTCCCTCATACACTCCAAGCTTGTTCTTGTCTCCAGGCCTTTGCATTTGTTGTTCTTTATGCCTGGCATACGCTTCCGGTCTACCTCCATCTTTATTTAACTATCTCTTACCACTGTGCACAGCATAGCCTACAAAATATGAGATCACCACCACTGGGTGGTGATGCAAGGCCAGTCACTAGAAGGTAAGCTCCATGGGACCAGGGACCACTGTGTATCCCCTGGAATATtaaggagctcaataaatatgtgctggAATGATGACTGGTCATAGCGAGTCACCAGTGAAGGCAATGTAGAGTATCCCCTTTTCACTTCCATAGTCTTGGGAATCACATGTGACTTACGTTTAACTTCACCTTCACATGGGGCAGTGTAATGGTGGAAGTAGTTTCATAGAATTTCTTTCCATGCTTTGCCTCTTCCTCTGGGTGAAGAAGTCAGACCCAAGAGCAGCTTCAGTGATTTGTTTTGACTCTGTCTGATAAGCAAGTAATTGACATCAAGCACTAGTGCTCTGCAAATGACTGAAAGCCTTTCCTATTATTTCTTCTGGGAAGTTTCCCTTTGATATAATCATTTTGGGATCATGCACATTGTTTCAAGCACACAACCTTCCAGTAAGATAAGTTCAATGTCTATCTGTCTCGTTAccgcccctcctctccccttctccatGCATGAGACTGTAAATTacatgaaggcagggattttgcCTATTTTGCTCATCAATCTATTCCCAACATCCAGCGTGGGCCAGGCACCTCATGGGTGTTCAACTAATGTTTGTCGAATTAATGAATGAGGCCAGAGATGGGATACCCCTGATTCCTGGTTTCTAAGCCATGTAATACCCAGAAAAGAAATCTTCTGCTTTATTTGCACTCTGGGTCACTGGTCACTTGCCTTATTGTTAAGAAGGATCAAGCTTTACTGAAAGGATTTCACTGGCAAGACAAGTTGATCTCATTTTGGTGAGCCCATTCTGGCCACATACAGTGTTACTGGGatcttagaaaacaaaaatccagtATAATTTTCAACATATTAAAAGTGATATATGTCTTAAACAACCATTGTGTCAAAGAAcaaaccaaaaaggaaattagaatatGCCTCGAGACAaacgaaaatgaaaacacagcataccaaaacttatgggatgcagcaaaagcaataatactaagagggaaattcatacTAATAAATACctatattgaaaaagaagaaagatctcaaaataacctaactttacacctcaaggagctagaaaaagaagacagcACAAAGTTATCAGAAGTTATCACAAAGTTATCATATGGAGCCAgaaaagattagagcagaaataaatgaaataaggaatagaaaacaattttaaaaaccaatgaaATTTAGAGtcggttttttgaaaagatgaacaaatcaACAAGTCCTTAGAttggctaagaaaaaaaaagaggacacaaataaaatcagaaatgaaagaagagaaattacaACTAatgctacagaaataaaaaggatcataaaagactactataaataattatatgctaacaaattggacaacctaggagaaatgggtaaattcctagaaaaatacaaTCTACCAAGATTAAATCATGAAAAACTAGAAACTCTGAACAGACCTATGACTAGTatggaaattgaatcaataattaaaaaccttccaacaaacaaaaccccaaataccttcacaggtgaattctgccaaatgttttaaaaagaattaatgccaatccttctcaagctcttccaaaaaattaaagaggagggaacactttcaaactcattttgagaggccagcattaccctgatatcaaagccagacaaagacatcacaagaaaagaaaattacagaccaatatccctgataaatatagatgcaaaaatcctcaacaaagtactagcaaaccaaatccaacagcatATCAGAAGTATCATATGCCATgaacaagtgagatttatccttgGAATGCAAGAATACAtggaaatcaattaatgtgatttaCCACAGtaacagaataaaggataaaaatcacatgatcatctcaatatatgcagaaaaaacatttgacaaaattcaacacctttcGTGATAAAACCTCTCTACAAGCTACCtacagaaggaatgtacctcaacataataaaaccatatatgacaagcgcacagctaacgtcatactcaatggtgaaaaattaaaatctttacctctaaaatcagaaacaaggcagGGATGCCAACTCTTGCTACTCCTATtcagcatagtactggaagtcctagccagagcaattaagctggaaaaagaagcaaaaggcatacaaatcagaaaggaagaagttaaactgtctgtattcacagatgacatgattttatatatagaaaatcctaaagactccattaAAAGAAACTgttagaatgaatgaacaagttcagtaaagttgtaggatacaaaataacataaaaagcagttgcatttctatatactaacaatgaactatctggAAAGGAAATTAGgcaaacagtcccatttacaataccaccaaaaagaataaaatacttgggaataaacttaactaaggaggtgaaagacttgtgtACTGATAACTAcaaaatgttgatgaaagaaatttagcaAGACACAAGCAAATGGAAAGAagtctcatgttcatggattggaagaattattattgttaaatgtccatactacccaaagtgatctacagttTCAattcaatctctatcaaaatcccaaaggcattctttacagaaatagaaaaacagttctaaaattcatatggaactagAAAAGACCATGAAGACCCatatcaatcttgagaaagaggaacgaaactggaggtatcacacttgcTGATTTCAACATATATTACAAAGCcccagtaatcaaaacagtaaggtgctgacataaagacagacatatagatcaatggaaaagaatagaaagcccagaaataattaCATACATGTACCATCAACTGATCTTTGGCAAGAGTGCTAGCAATAaataatggggaaagaatagcctcttcaacagatggtgctgggaaaactagatatccacattcaaaagaattttaattggacccttatcttacaccaaacataaaaatcaactcaaaatggattaaagacttaaatgtaatactCAGATCTGTAAAGCTCCTTGAAGAAAAcctagtggaaaagcttcatgatgtTGGTCTTGCTAATGATTTCACAGATATGATACCAACAGCACAGgcagcaaaataataaataaacaagtggggTTTTATCAAAccaaaaatcttctgcacagcaaaagaaacaatcatcacagtgaaaaggcaacctatggaatggggaaaaataattccaaaccatatatctgatgcAGAGTTAACCTTCAAAACATACAAGGAAGCCCTACAAATCAatagtaaaacaaaacagaaccctagtaacccaatttaaaaatgggctaaggacttgaataaatatttctttaaagaagacaatacaaatggccaacaggtatatgaaagaTGCtgaatgtcactaatcatcaggggaatacaagtcaaaaccacaatgagatagcacctgtcaggatggctcttatcaaaaaaccccagaagaatgtggagaaattggagcccttgtacactattggtgggaatgcaaaatgatgcagccactacagtatggagttttctcaaaaaattaaaaatagaataccagggacttccctggtggtgcagtggataagactccgtgctcccaatgcaaggggtccgggtttgatccctggtcagggaactagatcccacatgcatgccgcaactaagagtttgcatgccacaactaaggggcccgcgtgctgcaactaaggacctggcgagccacaactaaggagcccgcctgccacaactaagacccggtgcaaccaaataaataaataaatattttttaaaaaatagaactaccaaatgatccagcaatcccacctctggatatttatccaaaagaattgaaatcagagtCTGAGGTCTGGCTCGGCGGGGAGGTTCAGTGGCGGTACCGGCCGGGAAAATGCCAGTGGCGGTGATGGCGGAAGGTTCCTTTAGTTTCAGAAAGTTGCTGGATCAGTGCAAGCACCAGGAGCTCGAGGCTCCAGGAGGAATTGCTACACCCCCAGTGTATGGTCAGCTTCTAGCTTTATATCTGCTTTATAATGACATGAATAATGCAAGATATCTTTGGAAAAGAATACCACCTGCTATAAAATCTGCAAATTCTGAACTTGGGGGAATTTGGTCGGTAGGACAAACAATCTGGCAGAGAGATTTCCCCGGGATCTATACCACCATCAGCGCTCACCCGTGGTCTGAGACGGTCCAGCCAATCATGGAGGCACTAAGAGATGCCACCCGGAGGCGAGCCTTCGCCCTGGTCTCTCAGGCATATATGTCCATCATCGCCGACGATTTCGCAGCCTTTGTTGGACTTCCCGTGGAAGAGGCTGTGAAAGGTATCCTAGAACAAGGATGGCAGGCAGACTCCACCACAAGGATGGTCATGCCCAAAAAGCCAGTTGCAGGGGCCCTGGATGTTTCCTTTAACAGGTTTATTCCCTTTTCAGAGCCTGCCCCCGTCCCGCCCATCCCCAATGAACAGCAGTTAGCCAGACTCACCGATTACATGGCTTTCCTCGAAAACTGACTTACCATTCTGAGTTCAAGATCCACCTTCAGCATCCTGAATACtgacagaaaaatgtaaaatttttattttcaattttattggatGGATTAAGCACCTCAGCATTCCTTACTGAGTATGTGATAAAATACGTGTATAATataaagtatattatatatattttgtccttAAACATGCTGAATGGTTGTTGAAACAGTTCTCATTTTGTAATATTTGACAGTTTGGATGGAGCCCGTCAGTATTAGGCAGTCAGTTTCTATTTCCTAGTGACTCATAAAATGCAGCTCTCCTGCCTCGTGTACAACAGTGGTTGTCAGCTGTTTTCTTCTGCCCCGGCTCACAGCACACTCCCATCTCCACCACAGGTTGATAGTTGCAGTGATGCATCTGGGGTTTGAGGAGGACTGTCCCCAGGGGCAGTATCTGAAGTGCTGGGGACTCTGATTCACCCCCTTTGGAGAATatgctctttttctctcccctcctgAGAATCACAAATATAAAATGCTGAGATAGAGCTGAGGAACAAAGACCATCTCCCTAGTAAACCAGCCTGTTAACTTTAGATTTCTTTCTGAGAGTGTGAGTACATCCATTGCTGGCAGTGGAGGGCTTGCCATGAAAATGCGACTTATTAAAGACATTCATGAGAAGTATTAAGTTGTAATGTTTCCTTTCAGAAGAAGGGATTAAGTGTGGAATGCATTGTTTGGGAAAGAAGCTAGTAAGTGATACACTTTGTATCAGCCTATTGGTTGCTTATATTTAGCCCTTGGGTCAAGTTCTGCCCTTTAGAGAAATACTGAACAAGTCTTTCGTTTTTTGTGTGACAGCCCTCTGAATATTTGAAGTTGTTTATTGTATCTTCAGGTTAAAACCACCCCCTAGTTCATTTATTCtgcatttgttcaataaatatttgattgaattcttaaaaatgaaaaaaagaaagaaagaattgaaatcagtagCTTGAAGAGATTttagcactcctatgttcatagtagcactattcccAATaagcaagatgtggaaacaacctaaatgtccactgacagataaatggataaataaactgtggtatacatatataatggaagactattcatctttaaaagaaaaaggaaattctgcagtattcgacaacatggatgaactttgaggacattatactaagtgaaatgagccagtcacagaaagacaaatactgcaatgatggcacttatatgaggtatctaaaatagtcaaattcatagaatcaaagaggGAAACGGTattttccaggggctgggggcagggggaatggGGACTTACTAATCAATGGGCATAAAGTTTCATTCaagcaaaatgaataaattctagaggtCTGCTGTGCAACATTGCACCTGTAGTCAACAATAatatattgtacacttaaaatttgttaaaaggtagatctcatgttacatgttctttccacaataaaataaaataaaaattaaaaagaatacaaaaatgtgATCTACCTCCTCCTGTGATAATGatggtaatagtaatagtaataataatattagctatcatttattgagtgcgTATTATATACCAAGCACCTTGCTAAGAGCTTTGCATGCATTGCCTCCTTTAATCTCAACAGTGGCTTGAGCTCCTTTCTCTCCAGGGCCTTAGTTTCTCCTGGAAGAAAGTGAGACACAGCCCAGTGTTGGGGGCAGGGATCTGAGAGGCAGCAGCCAAGAGCTGCAGCAGGAAGGCTTCCTGCTCCCCAGGATCTGCTGACCGATTCTGTTGTCAGGCTTCCAGTACTGAAGGTGGGCATTAAAAATACATCCccaaattcaggcaaggctttactggggcccctgctgcagcagggggaagAGAGAACAAACAACAGTTCTTTTGTTTGCTCGCTCCCCAAGGTGGGGCAAGCTTGTtccttacatggggtgagggtaggggtgtgtccaggggtcaggccagagagctggcttaggtgttttgcccacccctctggtggtgttgtgtgcagggggcagcTCAGTCCCGTGCTTTTGTTGGCAACATcctgtttttgctccaggctcttcaaaagtgtcagTTGGGCTtcttggtctctttgtatcttttgggtCCAGACTTTGCCCCAAATGtaggcagttatttttagtcagtttctttgtattttgttgcttgaggagaggtgtgtccaggcgcaagcattgcagcactgcagcaaagggtcccaggtcccagcaaagggttccaggtcccagc
Coding sequences:
- the LOC133082329 gene encoding COP9 signalosome complex subunit 8-like, with amino-acid sequence MPVAVMAEGSFSFRKLLDQCKHQELEAPGGIATPPVYGQLLALYLLYNDMNNARYLWKRIPPAIKSANSELGGIWSVGQTIWQRDFPGIYTTISAHPWSETVQPIMEALRDATRRRAFALVSQAYMSIIADDFAAFVGLPVEEAVKGILEQGWQADSTTRMVMPKKPVAGALDVSFNRFIPFSEPAPVPPIPNEQQLARLTDYMAFLEN